Part of the Sphingomonas morindae genome, ATATCCACCGCCTGGGTGGTGACGGCGTGGATCATCGTCGTCGCGGCGGTGACGAACAGGATCTGGAACAGGCTGGTGCCCACCACCACCTGCGCCGACATGCCGAGCAGATAGATCATCGCCGGCACCATCACGAAGCCGCCGCCGACGCCGAGCGACACCGTCAGCACGCCGGTCAGCGCGCCGAGCAGGAAGGGCGCGAGCGGCGAGATGTAGAGGCCCGAGCGATAGAAGCGCCAGCGCATCGGCAGCCAGGCGATCAGCGGATGATGGCGGCGCTGGCTGCGCCGGGGCTTGGCGCCGCGCCGCTGCGCGAGGATGGTGGTGGTCGCCTCGTGCGCCATCAGGCCGCCGATCGATCCGAGCAGCAGCACATAGGTGAGCGCGATCACCGTATCGATCTGGCCGAGCCGCTGGAGCAGCCGGAACAGCAGCGCGCCCAGGCCGGAGCCGAGAATGCCGCCCGCCACCATCACGCTGCCCATGCGGAAATCCACGCCGCCGCGCCGCACCTGCGCCAGCACGCCCGACACGCTCGCCCCGGTGATCTGGGTGGCCGAGGAGGCGACCGCGACGGCGGGCGGAATGCCGTAGAAGATCAGCAGCGGCGTGGTGAGGAAGCCGCCGCCGACCCCGAACATGCCCGACAGCAGCCCGACCCCGCCGCCGAGCAGCACCATCACCAGCATGTTCACCGAAAGCCCGGCGATCGGCAGATAGATATGCATCATCGTCAGGCTAGTCGCTGATCCCCGCCGGTGGAAGCGCCACCACCGTCGGAGAGCGTCCGCGTCGGGCCCGGGCGATCCGGCCCGCCTCAGAAGCCGAGCGTCAGCGTCAGCGCCGGGCCGCTCCCGGGCAGGCTGCGGCCGGCGAGGCGGAACCGCCAGTCGAGCGCGGCGCCCATCGTCGCGCCGGCCAGCGGCAGGCGCAGCACCAGGCCCGGACCGGCATCGATGCGCGCCGCGCCCGGCTGGGCGGCCCCCCAAAGGCCGAGCGTCGCCGCCACCTCGCTTCGGCCGCGCGTGGCGAGCGGACGGCCGAGTCGCGCCGCGCCATCGGCAAAGCCGCGCGGCCGCGCCGTGCCGATCAGGCCGGCCTGGCCATAGCCATCCAGCCAGAGGCGGCGCGCCAGCGGCCGATGATGGAGCCCCGCGACGAGCAGCGCCGCCCAATCCGCCGGGCCGCCGCCGCGCAGCGGAACGCGCCGCTCCACCAGCAGATGCACGGGCAGCCTCGCCCGCACGCGCCAGTCGATCCCCGGCGCGATCTCGGCCTGAGGCGGCGCGGCGAGCGCGCGCGAGACGCGCAGCGAGGCCGCCAGCCGCCGCCCCTTGCCGATCGGATGCGTCAGCCGCATCCCCGCCTCGCTCCCGCCAAGCTCCCCGATCTCGGCGATCCGCGTCACCGCCGAGGGCGGCCGCACCAGCACCCACAGCCCGCCCTGCCAGCGGCTAGGTCCGGGCCGATGCCGCGCCGCGACCGGCGCCGGCCCGGGCGGCAGCGCCTCGGTCGGCGCGCGCCCGGCCTCCAGCGCCCGGGCCCGGGCGAGGCGCGCGGCATCCTCGCCATAGCGCGCCGGCGCCTCCGGCCGCGCGCCGAAATCGCCGTCCAGCGGCGGCATGGGCGCGATCGGCACGGTCGCCGACCATCCCGCGCCGATCGCCTCGGCTGCGGTCGGCGCCCGGGACGGCGCGGACGGAGCGGCCGGCGCCGGTGCGGGTCCGGCCGGAGCGATGCGCGACCGGGTGGAAGCCTCTCCCGCCGCGACGACGCCCACCCTACCGTCCGCGCCCCTTGATCGCGCACCATCCGCCGCCTCTCCCGAGCGACCAGCACGCACCGCCAAGCGTGGGGCGCGATCGGGCGCTGGACGTCGGGCCGGATCCGCCCCCGCGCTCGCCTCCGCCACGTCTCGAGGCGCAGCCTGCGCGGAGCGCACCGGCGCGACCGTCCCACTGGTCCCTGCGCCCGCCCGATCTGAAGCCTGCCCCGCAACCCCGGCCCGCCCCTCCTCCGCGCCCGCGAATCGCGCGCCGTCTGCCGCATCTCCCGTCGGCCGCGTCGCGCGCGCCCATGCTGCGGCGGGATCGGGCCTTTCGCGCCGGGCGCGGTCCCGCCCGGCCCCCGCCCCGCGCGCACCGCCAGGCGCGCCCGGCGGGGATCGCACCGGTCTGATCGCGAGGCGGATGTCCGCCGCGCCGGCGCGCCGCGCGATCAGCCCCCGCGCGCCGCCCGGCTTCGGCGTCGCCTTCCGCGTCTCCACGGGGCGCACCGCCTCCAGGCCGGGACGGCGTGCCCGCGTCTCCTCGCCGGCCGCGAGACGCAGCACGATCCGGCCCGCGATCCAGAGCGTGACGATCAGGGCCAGGGCGCGCAGCGGCGGCAGCCGGGCCGCCGTCATGCGTCCGGATCCGGAAAATCATGCTCGGTCTTGTCCCAGCGCACGCGGCCGGTGCGGCGCAGCGCCAGATACAGGCCGATCGCGCGGAGGCTCGCCGCCATCGCCACGAGATTGCCGATCAGGAGGTGCACAGGGGTGAGCAGCGCGAGGCGCCAGCCATGGTCGCGCGCGGTGAAGCCGGCGCGCACCGCCATCCGCCAGCCGAGCAGCGCCAGCGTCGCGCCGATAAGTGGCGGTGGCGGAACCGGTGCCGGGCCGCCGCCGATCGCGCGCGCGATCGCGCCGAGCAGCGGACCGAGATAGGCGGCGAAGAGGATCAGCGCGGCGAGCGGCGGCCGGCGGTCGCGCAGCAGCATCCAGCGATCGGCCGGGCCGCCGCGCCAGCCCAGCCGGGTCCAGCCGAACAGCGCGATCCCCGCGATCCAGCGGCTCTTCTGCTTGGTCGCGGCGGCGAGGCTGGCGGGAAAACAGGCGCGCACCGCCACCGGCGGCGCGCCGGGCCGCGCCGGCAGGCGGACAAAGGCGCTCCGCCCGCCCAGTGCGCGCACGCGCAGGCCGAGTTCATAATCCTCGGTGAGGCTGTCCGCGTCGAACGGACCGGCGCCGCCGCCGGCGAGCCGGGCGAGCATCGCGGGCCGGAGCGCGCAGCCCGTGCCGGCGGAGGGCAGCGCCGCGCCCATCGCCGCGCGGATCGGCAGGAGCTTGCCGTGCGCCTCGGCGAACTCGCCCGCATAATGGCCCGATACCAGCCGCGCCCAGGCGCCGCGCCGCCGCACCGGCACGGCGTGGACGGGCAGCTGGACAAGGTCGAACCGCTCGATCAGCGCGTCGAACAGTGCCAGCTCGTCGCCATGCACCTCATCCTCGGCGTCATGCAGCACCACCGCCTTGGCCGGGCGCCCGGTGCGCGCCTCATCGGCGCGGAGCGCGCGCCACAGCCAGTTGAGGCAACTCGCCTTGGTGGTCGGCCCGGGACGGTCGCCGATCACCAGCCGCATGCGCGGATCGCCGCCGGCGGCGGCGCGCACCGCCACCCGCGTCGGCCGGTCATTGGGATAGGTGCCGATATAGAGGCGCCAGTCGGGATGGCGCAGCCGGGCGCGGGCGGTCGCCACCATCGCGCCGATCACGCGCGCCTCGCCCCAGGCGGGCACGAACAGCACCAGCCGGCCCGGCCGATCGGGGGCGAGATCGGCGAGCGTGGCCGGCGGAGGACGGCGGCGCGACGCCCGGCGGCGTCCCAGGCCGCGCATCAGCCAGGCCAGGTCGATCGCCAGATCGTCCAGCCCGGCCACCAGGATGCCCACCACGGCGAAGAGCATCAGCTCGCGCGCGGCGGCCGCCAGAGCCGCGTCCATTGCCACCCCCCGCGCGGACGATGCGCGGGCCCGGCGTCTCGGTCAGCCTCGTAATGCGCCGGAGCGGTCGGCCGACATTCCCCCAAGTCGCCGCCCTGCGCGCCACCCGCTATGCAGGCGGTTCGCGCGGATCCTTGCCCGGCGGCGCCGACTCAGGCTCGGGCGGGGCCTGCCATATTGTGCCGCGACGCGCGCTCGGCCATGCAGGGGCCATGGCCCGCGCGCTCCGCCTCCAGCATTTCCTGCCCTATCGGCTGTCGATCGCCTCCAACCAGGTGAGCGGGCTGGTGGCCGAGGCCTATGATCGGCTGTTCGGCCTGTCGATCCCCGAATGGCGCGTGGTGACGGTGCTGGCCGAGGCGGCGCCCTTGAGCCAGCTCGATATTGTCGGGCGCACGCTGATGGACAAGATGACGGTGAGCCGCGCGGTGCGGCCGCTGGTGGCGCGCGGCCTTCTGGATCGGGAAACGCACAAGGGTGATCGCCGCGCCCAGCATCTCCGGCTCAGCACCGCCGGCCGATCGCTGTACGAATGCGTCGCCCCCCAGGCGCTGGCGATGGAGGCGGCGCTGCTCGAAGGCTTTACCGCCGCCGAGGTGGCGGCGCTGGAAAGCGCGCTCGATCGGTTGCGCGCGCGCGCGGCGGCGCTGAGCCGCGATGCCGGTCAGTCGGTCGGGGTCGATGCCGGCGCCGCGGCGGCGGCCGGCGATGGCGCGGTGGCGGCGATGGGCAGGCCGGCGGGCGGCGTGCCGGGATCGAGCAGCGCCGCCGTCTCGATCCGGTCGAGCGCGCCGCGCCCGGCCAGATAGCGCCGCGCCGCGCCGATCCAGGCGGCGGCGGGGCGATGATCGGGCAGGCGGATGATCTCGGCCAGCGCGCCATCCACCTGTCCCGCCTCGATCAGCCGCTGCGCGCGCGCGACGCGATCGGCGGGGCGGTTGGCGGGCTCGCCCGAGCGGCGGATCACCACCAGCCCGGCAAAGGCCTGGCGCAGGCTGCGCCACCAGCTCTGATCCGCGCTCTCGCCGCTCGCCAGCTGCGGCGCGATGGCGTCGAGCCCGGTCTGCAGCTCGGCCAGCGTCACCGGCTGGCGCGCGGCGGAGAGCAGCGTCGCCACCGCCTCGGCCTGGTCATGGCCGAAGCGCTGGCGCAGCAGACCCTCGATATAGCCGAGCTGGAGCCCGCGATCGAGCGCGCGGCGCGCGGCGAAGGCGACGAGCAGCCCCTCGGCGCGGCTGGCGTCGCCGGTGGCGGCACGCGCCTGCGTCTCGATCGCGTCCACCTTCTCCTCGAGCAGGGCGATCTCGGCGCGGGTATCGGCGCTCTCCGCCGCCGCCGCGCCGCCACGCGCGATCGGCGCCGAAGCGGCGGTGGCGGACGGCGCGGGCGCCGGGGCGAGGCGGCGCGCCCGCGCGATCGCGGCTTGCGCCTCGGCCTGGGGCACGAGGCCGATCAGCCCGGCCGCGCGCGCATTATGGCCGAGCGCATAGCCCGCCGCCAGCAGCCCGCCGAGAAAGGCGAGCAGCACCAGCAGCAGCCAGGGCCAGAGCCGGCGGGGCGGTGCGCCTGAGAATTCGCTGTCCATCGGCGCCCCCTATTCGTCCTTGCCCTGATCGCACAGCTTGGCCGCCGCCGCCAGCAGCGCGCGGTCGGTGGGCCGCGCGGCGATCGCGGTGGCGCGCCAGCCCGGGCCGGCCGCCGCCAGCGCGCGCGCGCTGATCGCCGCCACCGCGACATCCCCCCGCGACTCCACCAGCGCCGCGAAGCGCGCGGCGGCGCGCGGCGAGTGGAGCAGCGCCACCGCCTGCGGCAGCGCCTGCCGCGCCGCCTCGGGCAGTGTTTCCACCGCATCGGCGGCATAGACGATCCGCACCTCGGCGCGCGCCGGGCGATGCTCGCGGCCCGCCAGGTGGAGCAGCCGCGTCACGCCCTCGGCCTCGGCGCGCGCGACGATCGCTTCGATTCCGGCCTCGCCCGCGATGATCCGGCTGAAGCCCGCCGCGCGCGCCGCCTCGGCGGTGGCGGCGCCGACCGCATAGACCGGCAGCGCGCGATAGGCGGCGAGCGCCGCCCCGCCCTCGCGCGCGGCATTGGCGCTGGTCATCAGAATGGCTTCGGGCGGCGCGGGAGGCGGGGTCCAGGCGATCGGCCGCACGGTGAAGAGCGGCGCCACCACCGGCGCGAGGCCCAGCGCCTCGGCGGCGCGCGCCGTCTCCTCCGCCCCCGGCGCCGGCCGCAGCACGAGCACCGCGCGGCTCATCGCGGCGGCGTGAACAGGCGCGCCAGCGCGGGCGGCGCGTCGGCGAGCAGCGCGTGCGCGAGCGCGGCCGCCGCGCCCGGCGTGTCGCGCGGCAGCGCGCGCACGCCCTGGCAGGTCAGTGCGCCATCCTCGCTGAGCAGCTGCGCCACCAGGGTCAGCTCGCGCGCGCCCGTCACCTGCGCCAGCGCCGCCACCGGCGCGCGGCAATCGGCGCCGAGCGCGGCCAGCAGCGCCCGCTCGGCGGCGACGCAGACATGGGTGTCGTCATCGTCGATCGCGGCGAGCCGCGCCGCCAGCGCCGCATCATCGGCGCGGCACTCGACGCCCACCGCGCCCTGCGCCGGCGCCGGCAGCATCGCCTCGATCGCGAGCGGCACGCCAACGCTGTCGCGCCCGAGCCGGATCAGCCCGGCGGCGGCGAGCAGCGTCGCCTCGGCCTCGCCCGCCGCGAGCTTGGCGAGCCGCGTGTCGACATTGCCGCGAAACGGCATCACGCGCAGATCGGGCCGGCGATGGCGCAGCTGCGCGGCGCGGCGCGGCGAGGAGGTGCCGATCCGCGCGCCCGCCGCCAGCGCGTCGAGCGTGGGCGCGCCCACCAGCCGATCGCGCACATCGGCGCGCGGCAGCATCGCCGCGATGCGCAGCGTGGCGGGGCGGATCGTCTCGACATCCTTCATCGAATGCACCGCGCAATCGATGCGGCCCTCGTGCAGCGCCTGGTCCAGCTCCTTGGTCCACAGCGCCTTGCCGCCGATCTCGGCGAGCGGCCGATCCTGCACGCGATCGCCGGTGGTGCGCAGCGGCACGATCTCGATGCCCTCCTCGCCAAGGCCATGGGCGGCGCGCAGCCGCTCCGCGACCATGCGGGCCTGGACGAGCGCGAGCGGCGAACCGCGCGTGCCGAGACGGATCGGACGGGACAATATCGTCATCAATGGTTGCCCTAGCCGCCCCGGGCGGTGCAGGGAAGCTGGCCCATGCCTCTCATTCTCGGCCTTGAGTCCTCCTGCGACGAAACCGCCGCCGCGCTTGTCGACGACAGCCGCCGCATCCGCGCCCATGCGCTCGCCGGCCAGGAGGCGGCGCATGCGCCCTTTGGCGGCGTCGTGCCCGAGATCGCCGCGCGCGCCCATGTCGAGGCGCTCGGCCCGCTGGTCGAGCGCGCCTTGGCCGAGGCCGGGGTCGGGCTCGACGCGGTGGATGCGATCGCCGCCACCGCCGGGCCGGGGCTGATCGGCGGGGTCATGGTCGGCCTGCTGATGGCCAAGGGCCTCGCGCTCGCCACGGGCAAGCCGCTGATCGCGGTCAACCATCTCGAAGGCCATGCGCTCTCGCCGCGGCTCGCGGCGCCCGACCTCGCCTTTCCCTATCTGCTGCTGCTGGTGTCGGGGGGGCATTGCCAGCTGCTCTTCGTGGAAGGGGTCGGCCGCTATCGCCGGCTCGCCACCACCATCGACGATGCCGCCGGCGAGGCCTTTGACAAGACGGCCAAGCTGCTCGGCCTCGGCTTTCCCGGCGGGCCGGCGGTGGAGCGCGCCGCCGCGCGCGGCGATGCCCGCGCGGTGCCGCTGCCGCGCCCGCTCAAGGGCTCGGCCGAGCCGCATTTCTCCTTCGCCGGCCTGAAGAGCGCGGTGCTCCGCGCCCGCGATTCGGGGCGCTACCGGGCCGAGGACATCGCCGCCTCCTTCCAGCAGGCGGTGGTCGAGTGCCTGATCGATCGCACCGCCCGGGCGCTCGCCGCCAGCGCCGGCGCCACCGCGCTGGTGGTGGCGGGCGGGGTCGCCGCCAATGGCGCGGTGCGGGGCGCGCTCCAGGCGCTCGCCGCCGCGCACGATCTCCCCTTCGTCGCGCCGCCGCAATGGCTGTGCACCGACAATGGCGCGATGATCGCCTGGGCCGGGGCCGAACGGCTCGCCGCCGGGTTGGTCGATCCGCTGGACACGCCGGCGCGGGCGCGCTGGCCGCTCGATCCCGAGGCGGAGCGGGTGCGCGGCGCGGGAGTCAAGGCATGAGGCTCGGAGTGGTCGGCGCCGGCGCCTGGGGCACCGCGCTCGCGCAGGTCGCGGCGGCGCGCGGCCCGGTGACGCTTTGGGCGCGCTCGCCCGCGCTCGCCGCCGATCTGCGCGCGCGCCGCGTCAACGAGGCCTATCTTCCGGGCATCGCGCTGGCCGACGCGATCGAGCCCAGCGCCGATCTCGCGGCGCTCGATGCCTGCGACGCGCTGCTGCTCGTCACTCCGGCGCAGGCGATGCGCGCGGTGCTCGGCGCCATCCCGAGCGGCGGGCGCCCGCTGATCCTCTGCTCCAAGGGGATCGAGGCGAACAGCCGGCTGCTGATGTCCGAAGTGGCGGCGTCGCTCCGGCCGGGGGCGCCGATCGCGGTCCTGTCCGGGCCGACCTTCGCGCACGAGGTGGCCGCCGGCCTCCCCGCCGCCGTCACCCTCGCCTGCGCCGATTCGGACATGTGCGAGGCGCTCGCCGCGCGCATCGCGGTGCCCACCTTCCGCGCCTATGTGAGCGACGATGTGATCGGCGCCGAGATCGGCGGCGCGGTCAAGAATGTGCTCGCCATTGCCTGCGGCGTGGTGGAAGGCGCGGGGCTGGGCCGCAATGCGGCGGCGGCGCTGATCGCGCGCGGCTTCGCCGAGATGCGCCGCTTCGGCGCGGCGCGCGGCGCGCGCATGGAGACGCTGGCGGGCCTGTCGGGGCTGGGCGATCTGGTGCTCACCTGCACCTCCACCGCCTCGCGCAACTATAGCCTGGGCCTGGGCCTCGGCCGGGGCCAATCCGCCGCCGCGCTGCTCGCCAATCGCCGCACCGTGGCGGAAGGCGCCTTCACCGCGCCGGTGCTCGCCGCGGCGGCGGCGGCGGCGGGGGTGGAGATGCCGATCGTCCAGGCGGTCTGCGCGCTGCTCGCGGACGAGGCGGCGGTGGAGGCGGTGGTGGAGCGGCTGCTCGCCCGGCCGCGCCGGGCGGAGGGCTGATCATGGCGCACCGCTCCGCTCGCGCCGGCTCAGAAGTCGATCGCGATGCCCTTCAGCTCCCAATCGCCATAGCGCGTCGGCTCGGGGCCCTTGGGGCCGCCCGCCTCGGGCTGATCGACCGGGATGGGCGCGGGCTCGGGCACCGGCGGGCTCTTCGAGAGATAGGCCGGCGGTCGGACATGCGGCGGCCGGGGCGATCCGCTGGACGGCATGGTGACACTCCTCATGGCTAGGCCCGGCCAAGATCGGCGTCCGGCCGCCGGCGCGCAAGTCCCCGGCCTCGCCGCGCGCCAGGCGGCGCTGCGCCTGCTCGATGCGGTGCTGCGGCGCGGCCTGCCGCTGGAGGCGGCGCTGTCCGCCGCCACTGCCGCGCTGGCGCGCGAGGAGGATCGCGGCCTCGCCCGGGCGATCGCCTCCGAGGTGCTGCGCCGGCTGCCCGATCTCGACGCCGCGATCGACGGCGCCACCCCGCGCCCGCTGCCGGCGGACGCCAAGGCCCGGTTCGCGCTGCGCATCGCGCTGGTGCAGGCGCTGGTGCTGCGCACGCCGCCCCATGCCGCCATCGCCACCGTGCTGCCGCTGGTGGACGGCGGCCCGCGCCGGCTGGTGCATGGCGTGTTCGGCGCCGTGATGCGCGGCGGCGTGCGCCTCGCCGAGCCGCCGCATTTCCCCGCCGCCGTCGCCGAACGCTGGACGCGCGCCTGGGGCGCGGCGGCGGTGGAAGCGGCGCGGCAGGGGCTGGCCGGCCGGCCGCCGCTCGATCTCACCCTCGCCGCGCCCGATGCCGAGGCGCCCGCCGGCACGGCGCTGCTCCCCGGCCATGTCCGCCTCGCGGAGTCGGGCGATGTCGCCACCCTGCCCGGCTACGAGGCCGGCGCCTGGTGGGTGCAGGATCTCGCCGCCTCGCTGCCGGCGCGGCTGCTCGGCGCCGGGCCCGGCGAGGCGCTCGATCTCTGCGCCGCGCCCGGCGGCAAGACCCTCCAGCTCGCCGCCGCCGGCTGGACGGTGACGGCGGTCGAACTCGCCGCCGAGCGCCTCGCCCGGCTGGAGGCCAATTGCGCGCGCACCGGCCTGTCGGCCCGGCTGGTCGCGGCCGATGTGCTGCGCTGGGCGCCGCCCGCGCCGGTGGATGCGCTGCTGCTCGACGCGCCCTGTTCGGCGAGCGGCATCTATCGCCGCCATCCCGATGTGCTCCACCGCGTGCGCCCCGCCGCGATCAAGGCGCTGGCGGAAACCCAGGCGGCGATGCTCGCGCGCGCCGCCGCCTGGGTGAAGCCGGGCGGCCGGCTGGTCTATGCGGTCTGTTCGCTCGAGCCCGAGGAAGGCGAGGCGATCGCCGCCGGCGCCGCCGCGCTGGGCCTCGCCACGCTTCCCGTCACCGCCGCCGAACTGCCCGCCGGCCTCGCGCCGGATGGCCGGGGTTGGCTGCGCGTGCCGCCCGGCGCGCTCGCCGAGCAGGGCGGCTGCGACGGCTTCTTCGTCGCCCGCTTCGCTAAGACTTGAAGCCCCCCATACGAAAGGTCTAGGCGCCACGATGATGCCAAAGCCCGTTCGCATCGCACCCTCGATCCTCTCGGCCGACTTTGCGCGGCTGGGCGAGGAGGTGCGCGCCATCGACGCCGCCGGAGCGGACTGGATCCATATCGACGTGATGGACGGGCATTTCGTGCCCAACATCTCGCTCGGCCCGGCGGTGGTGAAGGCGCTCCGCCCGCACACCGCCAAGCCGTTCGACGTGCATCTCATGATCGCGCCGATCGATCCCTATCTCGAGGCCTTTGCCGAAGCCGGCGCGGATTGCCTCACCGTGCATCCCGAGGCGGGGCCGCATGTCCACCGCACCGTCCAGACGATCAAGGCGCTCGGCAAGCGCGCCGGCGTGGTGCTGTGCCCCGCGACCCCGGAGGACCGGCTCGATTATCTGCTCGACATCGTCGATCTCGTGCTGGTGATGACGGTCAATCCCGGCTTTGGCGGGCAGAGCTTCCTCCATGCGCAGCTCGCCAAGATCGAGCGGATCCGCGCGATGATCGATCGCTCGGGCCGCGCCATTGATCTCGAGGTGGATGGCGGCATCGATCACGAGACCGCGCCGCTGTGCCTCGCGGCGGGCGCCGATGCGCTGGTCGCCGGCACCGCCAGCTTCCGCGGCGGCGCCAGCCGCTATGCGGAGAATATCCGGGGCCTGCGCGGGGCATGAGCGGCGCCCGTCGCGCCGCGCCCGAGGAGCCGGCGGAAACGCCGGTGGCGCCCGGCCGCAGCCTGATCCGGGTCGCGGACGAGCGTGGCGCCTCGCTGGCGGAGCGGCTGATGGCGCAGCTGGAGCGGCTCGCCTGGAAGACGCCCTTCCACAGCATGCGGCTGCGCGGCCGCTATCCGCTCAAGCTGCTCGGCGTGCCGCGCGATCCGATCGCCGGCGATGCCGAGGCGGGGCTGGATCTGCTCGATGGCGAGGTGACGCTCGGCCGCGCCCGCGCCGATGCCGATACGCTGGATTATGCCGATGCCCGCCACGGCCAGGGCTTTGTCGATCACGTGCAGAGCTTCGCCTGGCTGCGCGATCTCGCCGCCGCCGCGCCGCGCGAAACCGGCGCTCCCGTCGCCGAGGCGCTGATGCGGCGCTGGCTGGATGCGCATGGCGCTGTCATCGCCGAGCCCGCCTGGCGCGCCGATCTCTGGGGCCGCCGCATCCTCGCCTGGACCGCGCACGCGCCGCTGATCCTCTCCTCGTCCGATCTCGTCTATCGCTCGGCGGTGCTCAACACGCTGGCGCGCGGCGCCCGCCATCTCGACCAGACCGCCGAAAAGGCGCCGGTCGGCCTGCCCCGGATCGCGGCGGCGGCGGGGCTGATCGCGGCGGGCCTGCTCATCCCCGGGGGCGAGCCGCGCCTCGCGCGGGGCGAGGCGGCGATGGCCAAGGCGCTCGCCACCGGCGCCACGGGCGATGGCGGCATCGTCAGCCGCGCCCCCGTGGATCTGCTCGCGCTGGTCGAGCTGCTCGCCCAGCTGCTCGCCGTCTATGAGGAGCGCCGGCGCGAGCCGCCGGCCGCGCTCCCCGCCACGCTCGCCCGGGCGGTGCCGGCGCTGCTCGGCGTGACGCTCGGCGATGGCCGGCTGTCCAGCTGGCAGGGCGGTGGCCCGCTCGAGGCGGATCGCGTCGCCCGCGCCATTGCCGGCTCGGGCGTGCGCACGCGGCCGCAGCGCCAGTCGCGCGAATGGGGCTTCCAGCGGCTCGCCGGCGGCGCCACCGTGCTGGTCGCGGATTGCGCGCCGCCGCCCGCCAGCCGGCTCGCGCGGGGCGGCTGCGCCTCCACCCTCGCCTTCGAGTTCGCGGACGGCAGCCAGCGCATCATCGTCAATTGCGGCGGCGATCGGCCCTGGTCGGCGCTGCCGCGCGAGATCGGCGAGGCGCTGCGCACCACCGCCGCCCATTCCACCCTCACGCTCGCCGATTCCAACTCCACCGCCATCCATCCCGATGGCTCGCTCGGCCGCGGCGTCACCGAGGTCGAGCTGGATCGCCAGGAGCAGGAAAGCGCCTCCCGCATCGAGGCGAGCCATGATGGCTATGTGCGCCGCTACGGGCTGATCCATCGCCGCCGCCTCGCGCTCGCCGCCGACGGGCGCGAGCTGGCCGGCGAGGATGTGCTGCTGCCGGCGGGCGGCGGGCGCGGCGCGGCGACCGTCGGCTTCGCCGCGCGCTTCCACCTCGCGCCCGGCGTGGAGGCCACCGCCACCGCCGATGGCCAGGGCGCGCTGCTCCGGCTGGAGGGCGGCGGCCTGTGGCAGTTCCGCTGCCGCGGCGGCACGCTGGCGCTCGAGGAGAGCATCTGGATCGATGGCCGCGGCCGTCCCGCCCATGCCAGCCAGCTCGTCGTCTCCGGCCAGGCGCCGGCGGGCGGCACCAGCATTTCCTGGATCATCAAGCGCGCCGGCTGAGCGCGCCCGTGCCGTGAAGGATAGATCATGTCGGACGTGAAGATCGCGCGCGCGCTGCTGTCGGTATCGGACAAGAGCGGGCTGGTGGACCTGGCCCGCGCGCTCGCCGCCCGCGATG contains:
- a CDS encoding RsmB/NOP family class I SAM-dependent RNA methyltransferase, whose protein sequence is MARPGQDRRPAAGAQVPGLAARQAALRLLDAVLRRGLPLEAALSAATAALAREEDRGLARAIASEVLRRLPDLDAAIDGATPRPLPADAKARFALRIALVQALVLRTPPHAAIATVLPLVDGGPRRLVHGVFGAVMRGGVRLAEPPHFPAAVAERWTRAWGAAAVEAARQGLAGRPPLDLTLAAPDAEAPAGTALLPGHVRLAESGDVATLPGYEAGAWWVQDLAASLPARLLGAGPGEALDLCAAPGGKTLQLAAAGWTVTAVELAAERLARLEANCARTGLSARLVAADVLRWAPPAPVDALLLDAPCSASGIYRRHPDVLHRVRPAAIKALAETQAAMLARAAAWVKPGGRLVYAVCSLEPEEGEAIAAGAAALGLATLPVTAAELPAGLAPDGRGWLRVPPGALAEQGGCDGFFVARFAKT
- the rpe gene encoding ribulose-phosphate 3-epimerase; this encodes MPKPVRIAPSILSADFARLGEEVRAIDAAGADWIHIDVMDGHFVPNISLGPAVVKALRPHTAKPFDVHLMIAPIDPYLEAFAEAGADCLTVHPEAGPHVHRTVQTIKALGKRAGVVLCPATPEDRLDYLLDIVDLVLVMTVNPGFGGQSFLHAQLAKIERIRAMIDRSGRAIDLEVDGGIDHETAPLCLAAGADALVAGTASFRGGASRYAENIRGLRGA
- a CDS encoding heparinase II/III family protein, producing MSGARRAAPEEPAETPVAPGRSLIRVADERGASLAERLMAQLERLAWKTPFHSMRLRGRYPLKLLGVPRDPIAGDAEAGLDLLDGEVTLGRARADADTLDYADARHGQGFVDHVQSFAWLRDLAAAAPRETGAPVAEALMRRWLDAHGAVIAEPAWRADLWGRRILAWTAHAPLILSSSDLVYRSAVLNTLARGARHLDQTAEKAPVGLPRIAAAAGLIAAGLLIPGGEPRLARGEAAMAKALATGATGDGGIVSRAPVDLLALVELLAQLLAVYEERRREPPAALPATLARAVPALLGVTLGDGRLSSWQGGGPLEADRVARAIAGSGVRTRPQRQSREWGFQRLAGGATVLVADCAPPPASRLARGGCASTLAFEFADGSQRIIVNCGGDRPWSALPREIGEALRTTAAHSTLTLADSNSTAIHPDGSLGRGVTEVELDRQEQESASRIEASHDGYVRRYGLIHRRRLALAADGRELAGEDVLLPAGGGRGAATVGFAARFHLAPGVEATATADGQGALLRLEGGGLWQFRCRGGTLALEESIWIDGRGRPAHASQLVVSGQAPAGGTSISWIIKRAG